The proteins below are encoded in one region of Arenibacter algicola:
- a CDS encoding tetratricopeptide repeat protein, with amino-acid sequence MGIQLVNKRTLFILLFLSLSLQLLAHGDLSMRIAEKTVAISENPNNAELYYERGLLYQQHIEYSNALEDYHKSQALGNTDKAVYYSIAEVHFLTEDYNEALKSIGSYLQVDSIDVRAKKLEAQILYQLQAYKKSLEAYRYVIHTMTDTRPEDILEYCDIILAENHKNYKATLEAIQAGLDQLGPHTLSLQLKKLDYLKESGQTEKALEQYNYFILQYNRKEFWYYKKAKYLAEIHKPHEAFISLKLATVAIEQLEPKFKNMSPVIKLKEQINSLESSINNQKS; translated from the coding sequence ATGGGTATACAATTAGTGAATAAAAGAACCCTGTTTATACTGCTTTTTTTATCCCTATCCCTGCAGCTGTTGGCCCATGGGGACTTAAGTATGCGCATCGCTGAAAAAACGGTAGCCATATCCGAAAATCCCAACAATGCTGAACTGTACTACGAAAGAGGCCTTCTATACCAACAGCATATAGAGTACAGCAATGCCTTGGAAGATTACCATAAATCCCAAGCTTTGGGAAATACCGACAAGGCCGTATATTACAGTATTGCTGAGGTTCACTTTTTAACCGAAGACTACAACGAAGCCTTAAAAAGTATAGGCTCATATTTGCAAGTGGATAGCATAGATGTTAGGGCCAAAAAATTGGAGGCCCAAATACTGTATCAGCTGCAAGCCTACAAGAAATCCCTGGAGGCCTACCGTTATGTGATCCATACTATGACCGACACCCGCCCCGAGGATATATTGGAATATTGTGACATCATTCTGGCCGAAAACCATAAAAACTACAAGGCTACCCTGGAGGCCATCCAAGCTGGGCTGGACCAACTGGGGCCCCACACTTTATCACTTCAACTTAAGAAATTGGACTACTTAAAAGAGTCCGGGCAGACCGAAAAAGCCTTGGAACAATACAATTATTTTATTCTTCAGTACAACAGAAAAGAGTTCTGGTATTATAAAAAAGCGAAGTATTTAGCGGAAATACATAAACCCCATGAGGCCTTCATATCCCTAAAGCTGGCTACGGTTGCTATTGAGCAATTGGAACCAAAGTTTAAAAATATGAGCCCGGTAATAAAATTAAAAGAACAAATAAATAGCTTGGAAAGCTCCATTAACAACCAAAAATCATGA
- a CDS encoding metallophosphoesterase — MINKSTFLLAALCSAYSFAQTSVVDLPNVNAVAVTNKVELSQSPAAVTVQRGPYLQSGTPTSVVVKWRTDIATESVVHYGKKLNSLSKKASSNTLTTEHQVALTGLSPNTKYYFNIGNKEGVLSESTSGDMYVITAPLAGTKQFVRAWILGDAGTANNNQRDVRDAYYDYVDAAPKNTGKTDMMLFLGDNAYGSGTDEEYQNALFEIYDDMLKKSVAWSCLGNHDGKSADSATQSGPYYDIFTFPTAAQAGGTASGTEAYYSFDYANVHFIILDSHHTSREVGGAMYNWTLTDIQNTKQDWIVTLFHHPVYTKGSHDSDTEDRLIEMRENFMPMMEANGVDLILNGHSHSYERSYFLNGHYGFANTFNPDEITEGGNTVGPNGNGDGKADSDGAYQKTAMATEGAVYITTGSAGKISGGDLNHQAMSVSLNQLGSCVMEVEDDGRGGQNLTVKFLRETDEVEDYFTINKTALDLKGETNVRGSKSAGLSYDAGKALVNLKVDQNERLKKVKFYNNIGKLVMKSRKKSINVGKLPKGVYVIEVITNKNGYTESITIE, encoded by the coding sequence ATGATCAACAAAAGTACCTTTTTACTAGCCGCCCTATGTTCGGCCTATTCATTTGCCCAAACCTCTGTTGTAGACCTTCCTAATGTCAATGCCGTTGCGGTGACCAACAAGGTGGAGCTATCTCAGAGCCCTGCTGCGGTAACAGTACAAAGGGGGCCTTATCTGCAAAGTGGTACCCCCACCTCGGTGGTAGTAAAATGGAGGACGGATATAGCTACTGAATCCGTGGTGCATTACGGAAAAAAGTTAAATTCATTGTCAAAAAAAGCAAGTAGCAATACCTTGACCACCGAGCACCAAGTTGCCTTAACCGGTCTAAGCCCAAACACAAAGTATTATTTCAATATCGGTAATAAGGAAGGCGTACTTTCCGAAAGTACTTCCGGTGATATGTACGTAATAACAGCACCGCTTGCAGGTACCAAACAATTTGTGCGTGCCTGGATTTTGGGGGATGCCGGTACGGCCAATAACAATCAGAGGGATGTACGTGATGCCTATTACGATTATGTGGACGCGGCTCCCAAAAATACCGGTAAAACGGATATGATGTTGTTTTTAGGGGATAATGCCTACGGCAGTGGTACGGATGAGGAATATCAAAATGCCCTGTTCGAAATCTATGACGATATGTTGAAGAAATCCGTGGCATGGTCCTGCTTGGGAAACCATGATGGGAAGTCGGCCGATTCTGCAACACAGTCCGGGCCTTATTATGATATATTTACCTTCCCTACCGCTGCCCAGGCCGGGGGAACTGCCTCTGGGACAGAGGCCTATTATTCTTTTGATTATGCCAATGTTCACTTTATAATACTGGACTCCCATCATACCAGTCGCGAGGTAGGAGGAGCTATGTATAATTGGACCTTGACCGATATACAGAACACCAAACAGGATTGGATAGTGACCTTGTTTCATCATCCGGTATACACAAAAGGTTCGCATGACTCGGATACCGAAGACCGACTTATAGAAATGCGGGAAAACTTTATGCCTATGATGGAGGCCAACGGGGTGGATCTTATTTTAAATGGGCATAGCCATTCTTATGAACGTTCCTATTTCTTGAACGGACACTATGGATTTGCCAATACGTTTAACCCGGATGAAATTACCGAGGGTGGTAATACCGTGGGCCCTAATGGAAATGGGGATGGTAAGGCGGATAGCGATGGTGCCTACCAAAAAACGGCTATGGCTACGGAAGGTGCCGTATATATTACTACGGGTTCTGCCGGTAAAATATCCGGAGGGGACCTGAACCATCAAGCCATGTCCGTTTCCTTGAACCAACTGGGATCCTGTGTTATGGAGGTGGAAGATGACGGTAGGGGAGGACAAAACCTGACCGTAAAGTTTTTAAGGGAAACCGATGAGGTTGAAGATTATTTCACCATCAACAAAACAGCTTTGGATCTTAAAGGGGAAACCAATGTACGGGGATCAAAAAGTGCAGGGCTATCCTATGATGCCGGCAAGGCTTTGGTCAACCTTAAGGTGGACCAAAACGAGCGACTAAAGAAGGTGAAATTCTATAACAATATTGGTAAATTGGTGATGAAGAGCAGAAAGAAAAGCATCAATGTGGGCAAGTTGCCTAAAGGCGTCTATGTTATTGAAGTAATTACCAATAAAAATGGGTATACCGAATCTATAACGATAGAATAG
- a CDS encoding cytochrome-c peroxidase, whose protein sequence is MKKSSILLGSIFIFLLLLSGRKSVSAYQKYTVPEKVAALYAANFQKFQNEVNSLVALANTTTSLDEWEALKKQVENTRLVYKEIEFIFDYYQTFYNGTYINGAPLPKVSEYFEADKVIPPGGLQALDEAVYEVASIENLQHIKVLANGLKERVDFIAKIHLPINLKSSQIIECIRSGIVRIFTLGVTGFDTPGSVNGLQESYVSWQSMETTFLYFNAGISPEAKTEFVAIKKLFSQGKKVLNANTHFNDFDRLSFLKEVVNPLYAALLEFQNLNNIRLEPYKKHAQNYQAKNIFDVDFLNTDFYAELVYLPLDNPKTIVLGELLFQDPQLSKDNVMSCASCHNPNKGFSDGLPKSVSNQQGVFTERNAQTLMDAGYSTRYFWDMRASDLERQVIHVIDNDLEFNTDFDAIVNKLNKNPNYNKLFKEAYGGINKEDINERSISNAIAAYVNSLKSFNSPFDKYVRNETSEYPENAKRGFNLFMGKAACGSCHFAPVFNGTIPPFYLESESEVLGITQGFDSIAPRLDTDLGRMANGLKLDNHPFLKNSFKTVTVRNAALTAPYMHNGLFDTLEEVLAFYKLGGGAGMGLEVENQTLPDAPLDLSQQEIADIIAFMETLTDTSGYGDRGE, encoded by the coding sequence ATGAAAAAGTCGAGCATTTTATTGGGATCTATTTTTATTTTCCTGTTGCTGTTGTCCGGGAGGAAGTCGGTAAGCGCGTATCAAAAGTATACGGTTCCGGAAAAGGTAGCGGCATTATACGCGGCCAATTTTCAAAAATTTCAAAATGAGGTGAATTCCTTGGTAGCCCTTGCCAATACTACAACTTCTTTAGACGAATGGGAGGCATTGAAAAAGCAGGTGGAAAATACTCGGTTGGTCTATAAGGAGATCGAGTTTATTTTTGATTATTACCAAACCTTCTACAATGGTACTTATATCAATGGAGCACCTTTGCCCAAGGTAAGCGAGTATTTTGAAGCCGATAAAGTGATTCCGCCTGGCGGTTTACAGGCATTGGACGAAGCCGTTTATGAAGTGGCTTCAATTGAAAATTTGCAACACATAAAAGTATTGGCCAACGGACTCAAAGAGCGGGTAGATTTTATTGCGAAAATACATTTGCCTATAAATTTGAAGTCGAGCCAGATCATTGAGTGCATCCGCTCCGGCATCGTCAGGATCTTTACCCTAGGGGTAACGGGCTTTGACACTCCGGGGTCTGTAAATGGGTTGCAAGAGAGTTATGTGAGTTGGCAAAGTATGGAAACCACATTTCTATATTTTAATGCAGGGATTTCCCCAGAGGCCAAGACCGAATTTGTAGCTATCAAAAAACTTTTTAGCCAGGGCAAGAAGGTGTTGAACGCCAATACCCATTTTAACGACTTTGATAGATTGTCATTTTTAAAGGAGGTGGTCAATCCTTTGTATGCGGCCCTGTTGGAATTTCAAAACTTGAATAACATTAGGCTGGAGCCCTATAAAAAGCATGCCCAGAACTATCAGGCCAAGAATATATTTGATGTCGATTTCCTAAACACGGATTTTTATGCAGAACTGGTCTATCTGCCTCTGGACAACCCCAAGACCATAGTCTTGGGTGAATTGTTGTTCCAAGATCCACAGCTTTCCAAGGACAATGTGATGTCCTGCGCCAGCTGTCATAATCCCAACAAAGGTTTTTCCGATGGATTGCCCAAAAGTGTATCCAATCAACAAGGGGTTTTTACCGAAAGAAATGCCCAAACATTGATGGATGCAGGCTATTCCACACGATATTTTTGGGACATGCGCGCTTCTGATCTTGAAAGGCAGGTGATACATGTAATAGACAACGATTTGGAATTCAATACCGATTTTGATGCTATTGTAAATAAACTCAATAAAAACCCCAACTATAATAAGCTATTTAAAGAGGCTTATGGAGGGATAAACAAAGAGGATATCAATGAGCGTTCCATTAGCAATGCCATTGCGGCCTATGTAAACTCTTTAAAATCTTTTAATAGTCCGTTCGATAAATATGTGCGGAACGAAACCTCGGAGTATCCCGAGAATGCGAAACGCGGATTTAATTTGTTTATGGGGAAAGCGGCCTGCGGCAGTTGTCATTTTGCCCCGGTGTTCAATGGTACCATACCTCCTTTTTATCTGGAATCGGAATCGGAGGTTTTGGGCATTACCCAGGGTTTTGATTCCATAGCCCCAAGGTTGGATACGGATTTGGGGCGAATGGCCAATGGTCTAAAATTGGACAATCACCCTTTTCTTAAAAATTCCTTCAAAACGGTTACTGTCAGAAATGCTGCCTTAACAGCACCCTATATGCACAATGGCTTATTTGATACCCTGGAAGAGGTTTTGGCATTCTACAAACTTGGCGGTGGCGCAGGGATGGGTTTGGAGGTAGAGAACCAAACCCTGCCCGATGCTCCCTTGGATCTGTCCCAGCAGGAAATTGCGGATATTATTGCCTTTATGGAGACACTAACGGATACTAGTGGATACGGGGATAGAGGGGAATGA
- a CDS encoding GIY-YIG nuclease family protein encodes MKFYYVYILLCSDGLTYTGITNNLARRIQEHQMGLNRTCFTYKRRPVKLIFEQEFNDVKQAIYFEKKLKKWSGKKKLALARGQYDVLQLLAECRNGTHSDNKPENDG; translated from the coding sequence ATGAAATTTTATTATGTGTACATATTGCTTTGTTCTGATGGGTTAACCTATACCGGCATAACAAATAACCTGGCAAGAAGAATCCAAGAGCACCAAATGGGATTGAATAGAACTTGTTTTACATATAAAAGGAGGCCGGTCAAATTAATCTTTGAGCAAGAATTCAATGATGTTAAACAAGCCATATATTTTGAAAAAAAATTAAAAAAATGGAGTGGTAAAAAGAAACTGGCATTGGCCAGGGGCCAATATGATGTCCTACAGCTACTAGCGGAATGCAGAAACGGAACACATTCCGATAATAAACCTGAAAATGATGGTTAA
- a CDS encoding IS110 family RNA-guided transposase: MKKIRTHAAGIDIGAKKVYVSIEDLPVKSFDTFTQDLEALGVYLVAHGIETVAMEATGVYWVILYDILVSQGLDVWLVDGAGTKQVPGRKTDVKDCQWIQQLHSYGLLNKCFVPDIRIQELRAYQRLREDHIRSGAMHIGHMQKALILMNIRLKEVISQIHGTSGMRIVRAILSGERNAEKLALLCDQRILKTKKEWVIRSLKGHYSEAALFELGQAVACYDFYGEQIAMCDIKLEEVLKKMDLDGTPKPRSKGTRKAIRHNRPDIENMGGHLLGIFEGKDATVLPGITDYNWMQLLSEVGTDLGKWKSEKHFTSWLGLAPKQHNSGKMKRNYKPKGAPRAGLIFKQAAVGLLNSKHIALGAFGRKIRAKKGGLVAIKAVARKLAELYWKLFVKGLEYVENGIQKYQEKMLLNKQRAVTRMAQELGLGITPLKMQSAD; this comes from the coding sequence ATGAAAAAGATCAGAACCCATGCCGCAGGTATCGACATTGGGGCAAAAAAAGTGTATGTGAGTATCGAGGACCTGCCTGTAAAAAGCTTCGATACCTTTACCCAGGACCTGGAGGCTCTGGGCGTTTATCTGGTGGCCCATGGCATAGAAACTGTGGCCATGGAGGCTACGGGCGTCTATTGGGTCATTTTGTACGATATACTGGTGTCCCAAGGTCTGGATGTTTGGCTGGTCGATGGAGCGGGCACCAAACAGGTTCCCGGCAGAAAGACCGACGTAAAGGATTGCCAATGGATACAGCAATTACATAGTTATGGGCTGCTGAACAAATGTTTCGTGCCCGATATCCGGATACAGGAACTGCGCGCCTATCAACGCCTTCGCGAGGACCACATCCGTAGTGGTGCGATGCACATCGGCCATATGCAAAAGGCATTGATACTGATGAATATCCGGCTGAAGGAAGTAATAAGCCAGATCCACGGGACAAGTGGGATGCGGATTGTCCGCGCTATCCTATCAGGCGAAAGGAATGCCGAAAAACTGGCATTGCTATGTGATCAAAGGATACTTAAAACAAAAAAGGAATGGGTGATAAGATCATTAAAGGGGCATTATTCGGAAGCCGCATTGTTCGAACTGGGCCAAGCCGTGGCCTGTTATGATTTCTATGGGGAACAAATTGCCATGTGCGACATAAAGCTGGAGGAGGTGTTGAAGAAGATGGACCTGGACGGTACACCAAAGCCAAGGTCCAAGGGAACAAGAAAAGCAATCCGTCACAATAGACCGGATATAGAGAATATGGGAGGACACTTGTTGGGGATCTTTGAGGGAAAGGATGCTACCGTCCTTCCCGGAATTACAGATTATAACTGGATGCAACTGCTTTCGGAGGTGGGCACCGATCTTGGGAAATGGAAATCGGAAAAACATTTCACCTCTTGGTTGGGGCTTGCCCCAAAACAACACAATTCGGGAAAAATGAAACGCAATTACAAACCCAAGGGAGCCCCAAGGGCAGGTCTGATCTTCAAACAGGCAGCAGTAGGCCTGCTCAACAGCAAGCACATTGCATTGGGCGCTTTCGGCAGAAAGATACGGGCCAAAAAGGGAGGATTGGTGGCCATAAAGGCAGTGGCCAGGAAATTGGCCGAACTGTACTGGAAATTGTTTGTAAAGGGACTGGAGTATGTGGAGAACGGTATCCAAAAATACCAAGAGAAAATGCTCTTGAACAAACAAAGGGCGGTAACAAGAATGGCACAAGAACTAGGGTTGGGGATAACTCCATTGAAAATGCAAAGTGCTGATTAA
- a CDS encoding alpha-L-rhamnosidase: MKTRLTLLFIILFTVGNSYSQNGDSKALSIHEPRVEYHENPEGIDVLQPRFSWILKGEGRNRAQSAYQITVASSLEKLSQDQTDIWDSGKVISNHTNQIVYEGIPLVSATKYYWKVRVWDESDIISTWSTPAYWSMGLLKFSNWQGLFIGHDVGYNKADKYDSLYLPPARYLRKSFNLNKKIKKATAYTTALGLYELRLNGNKVGEANFLPGWTDYDKRLYYQTFDVTNNLWEGENVIGAVIADGWYAGYIGYALLVRLDKVREFYGVNPSFMGQIQIEYEDGSMETIASDQTWKSNQGAIREADIIMGETYDARLENTGWDAPNFDDSQWKRPKVYTYPNGKLEAYPGTQVKNTEILKPIAMTEPSPGTYVFDLGKNIAGIAELKVQGPKGTKVQLRFGEILKSDGQIQTENLRQARATDTYILKGEGLEVWKPKFTYHGFQYVEVTGFPGKPTLEIITGHVLSSIETNASTFGSSNAMNNTLFKNIKTTQSANFFEIPTDCPQRDERLGWTGDAEIYMRSATYNADVAAFMTKFLIDLDDAQRWYGAYPNFAPFPYSRPNQYAPAWMDAGVIIPYNMYKVYNDTRIVEYMYKGMEKFMQFQEDASTDYLRPGGGNNWGDWLAVNEETSHDFIGASFYGYDAKLMAEMAEALGKTEDAAKYGKLFENIKKAFAQKYILDDGRTSEDTQTSYALALCFNLYPRDLAPKGAAILAEKIEKNGFKFSTGFLGTKHVMLALSKYGYDDISYKIFQQTEYPSWGYSVENGSTSIWERWNSYTKDDAENSDLNAKMNSFSHYAFGSVAEWMFQHAIGIDIEDDGYRNIIIKPSISKEMDYINGSYKSICGTISSAWNWKGKEVLMNIEIPVNTTAKVHIPTAEISSIKEGNKTLSKVASVTILESNDQETILEIGSGTYSFRVKGVR, translated from the coding sequence ATGAAGACCAGACTTACGCTCCTTTTTATTATCCTCTTTACAGTAGGCAATTCCTATTCCCAAAACGGGGATTCAAAAGCCCTTTCCATACATGAGCCTAGGGTGGAATATCACGAAAATCCAGAAGGCATCGATGTGCTGCAACCCCGATTTAGTTGGATATTAAAGGGGGAAGGTAGAAACAGGGCACAATCGGCCTATCAAATTACAGTGGCTTCTTCCTTGGAAAAACTTTCTCAGGACCAGACCGATATTTGGGATAGCGGCAAGGTGATTTCCAACCACACCAATCAAATCGTATACGAAGGCATTCCGCTGGTGTCCGCCACCAAATATTATTGGAAAGTACGGGTTTGGGACGAATCGGATATAATTTCCACCTGGAGCACTCCTGCCTACTGGTCCATGGGTCTATTAAAATTTTCCAATTGGCAAGGACTCTTTATAGGCCATGATGTGGGTTATAATAAGGCCGATAAATACGATAGTCTATACCTGCCACCTGCCCGCTACCTGCGCAAATCCTTTAATTTGAACAAGAAAATAAAAAAGGCAACGGCCTATACTACTGCCTTGGGACTTTATGAACTGCGCTTAAACGGCAACAAAGTAGGGGAGGCCAATTTTTTACCGGGATGGACGGACTATGACAAACGATTATACTACCAAACATTCGATGTTACCAATAACCTATGGGAAGGGGAGAATGTAATAGGAGCGGTTATTGCCGATGGTTGGTATGCTGGCTACATCGGTTATGCCCTGTTGGTGCGTTTGGATAAGGTACGGGAGTTCTATGGGGTAAATCCATCTTTTATGGGGCAAATACAGATTGAATATGAAGATGGCAGTATGGAGACCATTGCTTCGGACCAAACGTGGAAATCCAACCAAGGAGCCATCCGGGAGGCGGATATCATTATGGGCGAGACCTATGACGCCCGCTTGGAAAATACAGGCTGGGATGCGCCCAACTTTGATGATAGTCAATGGAAAAGGCCTAAAGTCTACACCTATCCCAATGGAAAACTGGAAGCCTATCCCGGAACCCAGGTCAAGAATACGGAGATATTGAAGCCCATAGCAATGACAGAACCAAGTCCGGGAACCTATGTCTTTGATCTTGGAAAGAACATTGCCGGTATTGCCGAACTCAAGGTACAGGGACCCAAGGGCACAAAGGTCCAACTCCGCTTTGGGGAAATTTTAAAGAGCGATGGTCAGATACAGACCGAAAACTTACGACAGGCAAGGGCTACCGATACCTATATTTTGAAAGGGGAAGGCTTGGAAGTATGGAAGCCAAAATTCACCTATCACGGCTTTCAATATGTTGAAGTCACCGGATTCCCGGGTAAGCCCACTCTGGAGATCATTACGGGCCACGTTTTGAGTTCTATAGAGACCAATGCCAGTACTTTTGGTTCTTCCAATGCCATGAACAATACGCTTTTCAAAAATATCAAAACCACCCAAAGTGCCAATTTCTTTGAAATACCTACAGATTGTCCGCAAAGGGATGAACGTTTGGGATGGACGGGAGATGCCGAGATCTACATGCGTTCTGCTACCTATAATGCCGATGTAGCAGCCTTTATGACCAAGTTTTTGATCGATTTGGATGATGCCCAACGCTGGTATGGGGCCTATCCCAACTTTGCGCCTTTTCCGTACTCAAGGCCAAATCAATACGCCCCTGCTTGGATGGATGCTGGGGTTATTATTCCTTACAATATGTACAAGGTCTATAATGATACCCGCATTGTAGAATATATGTACAAGGGGATGGAAAAATTTATGCAGTTTCAGGAAGATGCCAGCACCGATTATTTAAGGCCTGGCGGAGGAAATAATTGGGGGGATTGGCTTGCCGTCAACGAAGAGACCAGTCACGATTTTATTGGCGCTTCCTTTTACGGATATGATGCAAAACTGATGGCGGAAATGGCAGAAGCATTGGGAAAAACCGAAGATGCCGCAAAGTACGGCAAGCTCTTTGAAAATATTAAAAAGGCCTTTGCACAGAAATATATTTTGGACGACGGCCGCACTTCCGAAGATACACAGACCAGCTATGCGCTGGCTCTTTGTTTTAATTTGTACCCCAGGGATCTGGCACCAAAAGGAGCTGCTATATTGGCGGAAAAAATAGAAAAAAACGGATTTAAATTCTCAACGGGATTCCTAGGAACAAAACACGTAATGTTGGCCTTGTCCAAATATGGTTATGACGATATCTCCTATAAAATTTTCCAGCAGACCGAATATCCCAGTTGGGGATATTCCGTGGAAAATGGAAGCACCTCCATATGGGAGCGATGGAACAGTTATACCAAGGATGATGCGGAGAACTCCGACCTCAATGCCAAGATGAATTCCTTTAGCCACTATGCATTTGGTTCGGTGGCGGAATGGATGTTTCAACATGCCATAGGCATAGATATCGAGGATGACGGCTATCGCAATATCATCATAAAACCATCCATTAGTAAGGAGATGGATTATATAAATGGGAGTTATAAAAGTATATGCGGCACTATATCATCGGCTTGGAACTGGAAAGGGAAGGAAGTGCTAATGAATATCGAAATTCCTGTGAACACCACAGCCAAAGTTCATATTCCCACTGCGGAGATATCCAGCATTAAGGAAGGAAATAAAACATTATCCAAGGTGGCATCCGTTACTATTTTGGAATCCAACGATCAGGAAACCATACTTGAAATTGGTTCGGGAACCTATTCCTTTAGGGTGAAGGGGGTAAGGTAA
- a CDS encoding RNA polymerase sigma factor, with translation MSEEEIWECIQQNDNHALKILFDLHYRPLCVYALQFSSRLPDAEDIVQTIFIKLWTKRTELNVNTSIKAYLYRSVYNECMQSVRKIKKIEGSVDDLKYEILQDQIEEDLSSQQYKLEKINKLIEELPCRCREILLLSKRDGLKNKEIAKRLGISIKTVESQMGIAFKKIRKGFENEELILFIYFQTSCTNN, from the coding sequence ATGAGTGAGGAAGAAATATGGGAATGTATACAACAAAATGATAACCATGCCCTAAAAATACTTTTCGATTTGCACTACAGACCATTATGTGTTTATGCCTTGCAGTTTTCTAGCCGGCTGCCAGATGCCGAAGATATTGTTCAAACTATATTTATTAAGCTTTGGACTAAACGTACAGAGTTGAATGTAAACACCTCTATAAAAGCGTATTTATATAGATCAGTTTACAATGAATGTATGCAAAGTGTTCGAAAAATTAAAAAAATAGAAGGATCTGTAGATGACCTTAAATATGAAATTCTTCAAGATCAGATTGAAGAAGATTTATCATCTCAACAGTATAAATTGGAAAAAATCAATAAGTTGATAGAAGAATTACCATGTCGATGTAGGGAAATTTTGCTGCTTAGCAAAAGAGATGGTTTAAAAAATAAAGAGATAGCTAAGAGGTTAGGTATTTCCATTAAAACTGTGGAATCCCAAATGGGAATAGCATTCAAAAAAATTCGTAAAGGGTTCGAGAATGAAGAATTAATACTTTTTATATATTTCCAAACAAGTTGTACTAACAATTGA
- a CDS encoding FecR family protein — protein MKTLVIKYFTNTISEEELLSLKIWLKKPENRAYFKEIIQSNQELDLAFRQIDTEKAYRHIIDETSEKESIIRNVYIPVLKYAAVIILLLATTFLIYTNVDLVQKAETNTDTNTPKSQQSQITLELGDGSVEILNENINQTISNKQGSAIVAKQEKDKLKYESVGANNKELIYNRLTVPFGKRFEIELSDGTVVQLNSGTILKYPVTFTDPNSRDVFLEGEAFFTVQENPDHPFIVHTKKMNVRVLGTKFNVSSYENEDTSSAVLLEGSVKVFKPNEKDNLEVGTIISPKQQAVIQNGEFSVQEVDVQKYIAWTKGILYFDNDRFADIVKELERHYNLKILNNYQELQSVRYTGTFQYKTI, from the coding sequence TTGAAAACTTTAGTGATTAAATACTTTACTAATACAATCTCGGAGGAAGAATTGCTTTCTCTGAAGATATGGTTGAAAAAACCGGAAAACAGAGCCTATTTTAAGGAAATCATACAATCCAATCAAGAGTTAGACCTCGCGTTTAGACAAATTGATACTGAGAAGGCGTATCGCCATATTATAGATGAAACATCAGAAAAAGAAAGTATAATTCGTAATGTATATATCCCTGTACTAAAATACGCCGCGGTAATAATACTACTATTAGCCACTACCTTCTTAATATACACTAATGTAGATTTAGTCCAAAAAGCAGAGACGAATACTGATACCAATACGCCTAAATCTCAACAATCCCAAATTACCTTAGAATTAGGTGATGGTAGCGTTGAAATTCTTAATGAAAACATAAACCAAACAATTTCTAATAAGCAAGGTAGCGCTATAGTGGCTAAACAAGAAAAAGATAAACTTAAATATGAGTCTGTTGGTGCCAATAATAAAGAATTAATTTATAATAGATTGACAGTACCTTTTGGAAAGCGTTTTGAGATTGAGCTATCAGATGGTACAGTGGTACAACTTAATTCAGGGACAATACTGAAATACCCCGTGACTTTTACAGATCCCAATAGCAGGGATGTTTTTCTGGAAGGTGAAGCATTTTTTACTGTTCAGGAAAATCCAGATCATCCTTTTATAGTCCATACGAAAAAAATGAATGTTCGTGTTCTTGGAACAAAGTTCAATGTTTCCAGTTATGAAAATGAAGACACTTCTTCAGCAGTATTATTAGAGGGAAGTGTAAAGGTATTTAAACCAAATGAAAAGGATAATCTAGAGGTTGGTACAATAATATCTCCTAAACAGCAGGCAGTCATTCAAAATGGCGAGTTTTCAGTGCAAGAAGTTGATGTGCAAAAATATATAGCTTGGACAAAAGGAATATTATACTTTGATAATGACAGATTCGCAGATATTGTGAAGGAACTTGAAAGGCATTATAACTTAAAAATTCTAAATAATTATCAGGAATTGCAAAGCGTACGCTATACGGGTACATTTCAGTACAAAACTATTTGA